A single genomic interval of Novosphingobium ginsenosidimutans harbors:
- the pspC gene encoding envelope stress response membrane protein PspC, whose protein sequence is MNTPRTKFYRDKINGKIMGVCAGIADYTGVDVLWVRLGAVALTLMGVGIIPLVYLGLGMFSERKPQHLYYTDRQEQRFWQGVRQSPARTAREVRASFRELDRRLADIELHYVSSNPRLSEEIERLR, encoded by the coding sequence GTGAACACGCCGCGCACCAAATTCTATCGCGACAAGATCAATGGCAAGATCATGGGCGTCTGCGCCGGGATCGCCGATTACACCGGGGTCGACGTGCTGTGGGTTCGCCTGGGCGCGGTTGCCCTGACCCTGATGGGCGTGGGCATCATCCCGCTGGTCTACCTGGGCCTGGGCATGTTCTCGGAGCGCAAGCCGCAGCACCTTTATTACACCGACCGGCAGGAGCAGCGCTTCTGGCAGGGGGTGCGCCAATCGCCCGCCCGCACGGCCCGCGAAGTGCGCGCCAGCTTCCGCGAACTGGACCGCCGCCTGGCCGACATCGAGCTGCACTACGTATCATCCAACCCGCGCCTGTCCGAGGAAATCGAACGCCTGCGCTAA
- the pspB gene encoding envelope stress response membrane protein PspB, with the protein MDELIPLVAILSIFVGLPWVILHYVTRWKTAATLTTDDEAMLEELYSLARRLQDRVETVERLVAADNPGFQPQRLADEREFGGQLSDRSQRDFDRMIASKGRTGQ; encoded by the coding sequence GTGGACGAACTTATTCCGCTAGTCGCAATCCTGTCGATCTTCGTCGGGCTGCCTTGGGTGATCCTGCACTATGTTACCCGCTGGAAGACCGCCGCCACCTTGACCACCGACGATGAAGCCATGCTGGAGGAACTCTACAGCCTGGCCCGCCGGCTCCAGGACCGGGTTGAAACGGTCGAGCGCCTGGTCGCTGCCGATAACCCGGGGTTCCAGCCGCAGCGCCTGGCCGATGAACGCGAATTCGGCGGCCAGCTGAGCGATCGCAGCCAGCGCGATTTCGACCGCATGATTGCCAGCAAGGGGAGGACCGGCCAGTGA
- the pspA gene encoding phage shock protein PspA: MERLRRSPTPTASSSSSSIGVPWMGIFSRTRDIIAANFTDLLDKADDPEKMIRMIIFEMEETLVEVRASAARTIADQKEMHRHTVKLDRLQADWAEKAQLALSKDREDLARAALMEKKKAGDMADQLKAEIAVLDDALRAYELDIEKLQNRLREARSRQTAIAARLESAENRVKLRTLLASERVDEAMARFDQLERRVDYAEGRADALSLADGRSQPSLADEISALAGQDKIDEELEAMKRALSGNADDSKEA, from the coding sequence GTGGAGCGCCTGCGCCGTTCCCCCACCCCGACCGCATCGTCTTCTTCTTCCTCCATCGGAGTTCCCTGGATGGGCATTTTCAGCCGCACCCGTGACATCATCGCCGCCAATTTCACCGACCTGCTCGACAAGGCGGACGATCCCGAAAAGATGATCCGGATGATCATCTTCGAGATGGAGGAAACCCTGGTCGAAGTGCGCGCCAGCGCCGCTCGGACCATTGCCGACCAGAAGGAAATGCACCGCCACACGGTGAAGCTTGACCGGCTTCAGGCCGACTGGGCGGAAAAGGCCCAGCTCGCCCTGTCGAAGGACCGTGAGGACCTGGCCCGCGCCGCGCTGATGGAAAAGAAGAAGGCCGGCGATATGGCCGACCAGCTCAAGGCCGAGATCGCCGTGCTCGACGATGCGCTGCGCGCCTATGAGCTTGATATCGAGAAGCTGCAGAACCGTCTGCGCGAAGCCCGCAGCCGCCAGACCGCAATCGCCGCGCGCCTCGAAAGCGCTGAGAACCGCGTCAAGCTGCGCACGCTGCTGGCGAGCGAGCGGGTCGACGAGGCAATGGCCCGCTTCGACCAGCTGGAACGCCGGGTCGACTATGCCGAAGGCCGCGCCGATGCGCTGAGCCTGGCCGATGGCCGCAGCCAGCCGAGCCTGGCAGACGAAATCTCGGCGCTCGCCGGTCAGGACAAGATCGACGAGGAACTGGAAGCGATGAAGCGGGCTCTGTCGGGCAACGCTGACGACAGCAAGGAGGCCTGA
- the pspF gene encoding phage shock protein operon transcriptional activator — translation MERDTQFIGQSGAFLDAVERTSRAAPLRRPVLVIGERGTGKELIAERLHQLSKRWAEPLITLNCAALPETLIEAELFGHEAGAFTGATRARAGRFEEADQGTLFLDELATLSMGAQERLLRAVEYGEVTRIGASKPVRVDVRIVAATNEDLPRLAEEGRFRSDLLDRLSFEVITLPPLRVREGDIRVLAEYFGRRMASELRWEDWPGFSDAAMEQLENYQWPGNVRELRNVVERAVYRWDDWGTPVSHIVFDPFDSPWKPAPMVTADSGRAPGAPSPTHSAPAPSVQLDAISDLKAAVDAHERAIVEQALNRHRYNQRQTAKALGLSYDQLRHCMKKHGLMERGG, via the coding sequence ATGGAGCGTGACACCCAGTTCATTGGCCAGTCCGGAGCCTTCCTCGACGCGGTGGAACGCACAAGCCGAGCTGCCCCGCTTCGCCGCCCAGTGCTGGTCATTGGTGAGCGCGGCACCGGCAAGGAATTGATCGCCGAACGCCTCCACCAGCTGAGCAAGCGCTGGGCCGAGCCGCTGATCACGCTGAACTGCGCGGCGCTGCCGGAAACACTGATCGAGGCGGAATTGTTCGGTCATGAGGCGGGTGCTTTCACCGGTGCTACCAGAGCCCGGGCCGGGCGGTTCGAGGAAGCCGACCAAGGCACGCTATTCCTCGACGAACTGGCGACGCTCAGCATGGGCGCGCAGGAACGGCTGCTGCGCGCGGTCGAATATGGCGAGGTAACCCGAATCGGAGCATCCAAGCCGGTGCGGGTCGATGTCCGCATCGTTGCCGCCACCAACGAAGACCTACCGCGCCTGGCCGAAGAAGGCCGGTTCCGCTCCGACCTGCTTGACCGGTTGAGCTTTGAGGTGATCACCCTGCCGCCGCTGCGGGTGCGCGAGGGGGATATCCGCGTCCTCGCCGAATACTTCGGCCGCCGCATGGCCAGCGAGCTGCGCTGGGAAGACTGGCCGGGCTTTTCCGATGCGGCGATGGAGCAGCTCGAAAACTACCAGTGGCCTGGCAATGTGCGCGAACTGCGCAACGTGGTGGAACGTGCGGTCTATCGCTGGGATGACTGGGGCACGCCCGTCTCGCATATCGTGTTCGATCCGTTCGACAGCCCGTGGAAGCCGGCACCTATGGTGACGGCGGACAGCGGCCGGGCGCCGGGTGCGCCATCGCCGACCCATTCGGCCCCGGCACCCTCGGTCCAGCTCGATGCGATCAGCGATCTCAAGGCCGCGGTCGATGCGCACGAAAGGGCGATTGTCGAACAGGCGCTCAACCGCCACCGCTACAACCAGCGCCAGACCGCCAAGGCGCTGGGCCTCAGCTATGACCAGCTGCGCCACTGCATGAAGAAGCACGGGCTGATGGAGCGGGGCGGATAG
- the rimP gene encoding ribosome maturation protein RimP, with protein sequence MADIARLIEIVEPEAQALGFDLVRVIVFGKSEVGDEEVTLQIMAERPETGQLVIEDCAELSRRVSDALDALEEAGEVLIEEAYRLEVSSPGIDRPLTRAKDFSNWAGHEARVSLKNPVDGNRKSLQGDLIGIEDDVVTIEDKKSGRVSFPRADIHSAKLVLTDKLIAATRPLDSSGADDLIEEEQED encoded by the coding sequence TTGGCGGATATCGCGCGCCTGATTGAGATTGTTGAGCCCGAGGCTCAGGCCCTGGGCTTTGATCTCGTGCGCGTGATCGTGTTCGGCAAGAGCGAAGTGGGTGACGAGGAAGTCACGCTCCAGATCATGGCCGAGCGGCCCGAGACCGGCCAGCTGGTGATCGAGGACTGCGCCGAACTCTCGCGCCGCGTCTCCGATGCGCTCGATGCGCTGGAAGAAGCCGGCGAAGTGCTGATCGAAGAGGCCTACCGGCTCGAAGTCAGCTCGCCCGGAATCGACCGCCCGCTGACCCGCGCCAAGGACTTCAGCAACTGGGCCGGGCATGAAGCCCGCGTCAGCCTGAAGAACCCCGTGGATGGCAACCGCAAGAGCCTGCAGGGTGACCTGATCGGCATCGAAGACGATGTCGTCACCATCGAAGACAAGAAGTCGGGCCGGGTTTCCTTCCCGCGCGCCGATATCCATTCCGCCAAGCTGGTCCTGACGGACAAGCTGATTGCTGCCACCCGCCCGCTGGATTCTTCGGGCGCCGACGATCTGATCGAAGAAGAACAGGAAGACTGA
- the nusA gene encoding transcription termination factor NusA — translation MASPISANRAELLAIATSVANEKLIDKSIVIEAMEEAIQKSARNRYGAENDIRAKLDPRTGDLRLWRVVEVVEVVEDYFKQVDLKQAEKLQPGAKIGDFIVDPLPPVDLGRIDAQSAKQVIFQKVRDAERERQYEEFKDRAGELVTGVIKSVEFGHVIVNLGRAEGVIRRDQQIPREVARVGERVRAWIMKVERQNRGPQIFLSRAHPEFMKKLFAQEVPEIYDNIIEIKAAARDPGSRAKIGVISRDSSIDPVGACVGMKGSRVQAVVQEMQGEKIDIIPWSEDTATFVVNALQPATVSRVVIDEEESRIEVVVPDDQLSLAIGRRGQNVRLASQLTGSQIDIMTEAEASEKRQKEFAERSKMFEEELDVDETLSQLLVAEGFSELEEVAYIDMAELAAIEGFDDELAEELQSRATEALERREEASRAARRELGVEDDLAELPHLTEAMLVTLGKAGIKTLDDLADLATDELIAKKRTEQRRRDGSAPRRSARDEDKGGVLGEYGLTEEQGNEIIMAARAHWFEDEPAVEEAADADSSQ, via the coding sequence ATGGCCAGTCCGATTTCCGCCAACCGCGCTGAACTGCTCGCGATCGCCACTTCGGTTGCGAACGAAAAGCTGATCGACAAGTCCATCGTCATCGAGGCGATGGAAGAAGCGATCCAGAAGAGCGCGCGCAACCGCTATGGCGCCGAGAACGACATCCGCGCGAAGCTTGATCCGCGCACCGGCGACCTGCGCCTGTGGCGCGTGGTCGAAGTGGTCGAGGTGGTTGAGGACTACTTCAAGCAGGTTGACCTGAAGCAGGCTGAAAAGCTGCAGCCGGGTGCCAAGATCGGTGATTTCATCGTCGATCCGCTGCCGCCCGTGGACCTGGGCCGTATCGATGCCCAGTCGGCCAAGCAGGTGATCTTCCAGAAGGTTCGCGATGCCGAGCGTGAGCGCCAGTACGAGGAATTCAAGGACCGCGCCGGCGAACTGGTGACCGGCGTGATCAAGTCGGTCGAGTTTGGCCACGTGATCGTCAACCTTGGCCGCGCCGAAGGCGTGATCCGCCGCGATCAGCAGATCCCGCGCGAAGTTGCCCGCGTTGGCGAGCGTGTCCGCGCCTGGATCATGAAGGTGGAGCGCCAGAACCGCGGTCCGCAGATCTTCCTCAGCCGCGCGCACCCCGAATTCATGAAGAAGCTGTTCGCGCAGGAAGTGCCCGAAATCTACGACAACATCATCGAGATCAAGGCCGCCGCCCGCGATCCGGGCAGCCGCGCCAAGATCGGCGTGATCAGCCGCGACAGCAGCATTGACCCGGTCGGTGCCTGCGTCGGCATGAAGGGCAGCCGCGTCCAGGCGGTCGTCCAGGAAATGCAGGGCGAAAAGATCGACATCATCCCCTGGAGCGAAGACACCGCGACCTTCGTGGTCAACGCGCTGCAGCCGGCCACCGTCAGCCGCGTGGTGATCGACGAGGAAGAAAGCCGCATCGAAGTGGTCGTTCCCGATGACCAGCTGTCGCTGGCGATCGGCCGCCGCGGCCAGAACGTGCGCCTTGCCAGCCAGCTGACCGGCTCGCAGATCGACATCATGACCGAGGCGGAAGCTTCGGAGAAGCGCCAGAAGGAATTCGCCGAGCGTTCGAAGATGTTCGAGGAAGAGCTCGACGTCGACGAAACCCTTTCGCAGCTGCTGGTCGCCGAAGGCTTCAGCGAGCTCGAAGAAGTTGCCTACATCGACATGGCCGAACTGGCCGCGATCGAAGGCTTCGACGACGAACTGGCCGAGGAACTGCAGAGCCGCGCCACCGAAGCGCTGGAACGCCGCGAGGAAGCCTCGCGCGCTGCCCGCCGCGAACTGGGCGTCGAGGATGACCTGGCCGAACTGCCGCACCTGACCGAAGCCATGCTCGTGACCCTCGGCAAGGCCGGGATCAAGACGCTCGACGATCTGGCAGACCTCGCCACCGACGAACTCATCGCCAAGAAGCGCACCGAACAGCGCCGCCGCGACGGCAGCGCTCCGCGCCGCTCCGCGCGCGACGAGGACAAGGGCGGTGTGCTCGGCGAATATGGCCTGACCGAAGAGCAGGGCAACGAGATCATCATGGCCGCGCGCGCTCACTGGTTCGAAGACGAGCCAGCCGTAGAGGAGGCCGCTGATGCGGATTCCTCACAATGA
- a CDS encoding DUF448 domain-containing protein gives MRIPHNEPLGSDTSGQPAGNDPERRCILTGDHGSRDDLLRLAISPDGLVLPDALARAPGRGAWIGVSRPALEEAIAKGKLKGALARAFKGASLEIPADLPAKIEAALIRALTDRLGLEYKSGRLLVGSDRIAENARMGKVAWLAHAADASEDGSRKLDQAWRVGMEQEGTGMTGTTLPLDRAALSVALGRDNVVHLALTDHAAAERIGAPLRRLLRFLGRAELTGEYNRLPAADRKVGPQSTTE, from the coding sequence ATGCGGATTCCTCACAATGAGCCGCTAGGTTCCGACACCTCTGGGCAGCCCGCCGGGAACGATCCTGAACGGCGCTGCATCCTGACCGGGGACCATGGTTCCCGCGATGATCTGCTGCGCCTGGCGATCTCGCCCGATGGCCTGGTCCTCCCCGATGCCTTGGCCCGCGCGCCGGGACGGGGGGCCTGGATCGGCGTCAGCCGGCCCGCGCTGGAAGAAGCAATCGCCAAGGGCAAATTGAAGGGCGCGCTGGCGCGGGCCTTCAAGGGGGCGTCGCTGGAGATCCCGGCCGACCTGCCGGCCAAGATCGAAGCCGCCTTGATCCGAGCGCTGACTGACCGCCTGGGGCTGGAGTACAAATCCGGCCGGCTGCTGGTCGGATCAGACCGGATTGCCGAGAACGCCCGGATGGGCAAGGTCGCCTGGCTGGCCCATGCGGCTGATGCCAGCGAAGATGGTTCGCGCAAGCTGGACCAGGCCTGGCGGGTCGGGATGGAGCAAGAGGGTACCGGCATGACCGGCACCACCTTGCCACTGGACCGGGCGGCGCTGTCTGTGGCATTGGGCCGCGACAACGTCGTCCATCTGGCACTGACCGATCATGCCGCGGCCGAGCGGATTGGCGCCCCCCTGCGCCGCCTGCTCCGTTTTCTGGGCCGCGCGGAATTGACTGGTGAATACAACAGGCTGCCGGCGGCAGACCGCAAGGTCGGCCCGCAGTCGACGACGGAATGA
- the infB gene encoding translation initiation factor IF-2, translated as MSDSDNKPTLGRKPLGLKKSVEAGEVKQTFSHGRTNKVVVEVKSRKLIRKPGEAPVAAPPPPPAPAPAPVAAPAPAPKKVSAPAGETPQERVARLQREAEEARLAMLEEQTRREAEERQKALEEERRRAEQNRKAEAEAEAAAAAPPAPEPEAGSAASEGEDEDETPRQADNAAPAPRRFTPVAAPKRAEPAKKPAHPTRDRKGGDERRSGKLTVTRALNEDEGARARSLAALKRAREKEKRAHFAGQSQPREKQVRDVVVPEAITVQELANRMAEKGADLVKALFKLGMMVTVNQTIDQDTAELLVEEFGHNIQRVSESDVDIDTSEDVDAPETLQVRPPVVAIMGHVDHGKTSLLDALRGTDVVKGEAGGITQHIGAYQIKTKGGDLVTFLDTPGHEAFTEMRMRGANVTDIVILVVAGDDGIMPQTIEAINHTKAAGVPMIVAITKADRNEYNAQKIRERLLEHEVVVEAMSGDVQDVEVSAKTGAGLDQLIEKILLQAELLELKANPDRPAEATVIEAKLDKGKGPLATVLINRGTLKVGDILVVGVHSGRVRAMLDDKGRQIKEAPPALPVEVLGIGGVPMAGDTLTVVESEARAREVAAFRHEKATAKRTTTAPASLENMFSALSAKQTVIEYPVVIKADVQGSTEAIVNALNRLSNDEIKVKVLSSGVGAITESDVSLASASNAPIIGFNVRPNAKARELVDRNKTRMKYFDVIYHLTEDVAKEMAGIWGPERIENVVGRAEVKEVFPAGKRDKAAGLLVLEGGIRKGLFARLTRQDVIVSKTVIASLRRFKDDVPEVRAGLECGVVLQDTNDIKPGDMLEVFEVEERERTL; from the coding sequence ATGAGCGATAGCGACAACAAACCGACTCTGGGCCGCAAGCCGCTGGGCCTCAAGAAGTCGGTCGAAGCGGGCGAGGTCAAGCAGACCTTCAGCCACGGCCGCACCAACAAGGTGGTGGTCGAGGTGAAGAGCCGCAAGCTCATCCGCAAGCCGGGTGAAGCGCCGGTCGCCGCGCCGCCGCCGCCGCCCGCCCCGGCGCCTGCTCCGGTTGCCGCTCCGGCCCCGGCGCCCAAGAAGGTTTCCGCGCCCGCTGGCGAAACGCCGCAGGAACGCGTCGCCCGGCTGCAGCGCGAGGCTGAGGAAGCCCGCCTGGCCATGCTCGAAGAGCAGACCCGCCGCGAGGCCGAAGAGCGCCAGAAGGCGCTTGAGGAAGAGCGTCGCCGCGCCGAACAGAACCGCAAGGCCGAAGCCGAGGCGGAAGCCGCCGCCGCCGCGCCGCCAGCCCCTGAGCCTGAGGCCGGATCCGCCGCAAGCGAAGGCGAAGACGAAGACGAAACACCGCGCCAGGCCGACAACGCCGCACCTGCGCCGCGCCGCTTCACGCCGGTTGCTGCGCCCAAGCGCGCCGAACCGGCCAAGAAGCCCGCGCACCCGACCCGCGACCGCAAGGGCGGGGACGAGCGGCGCAGCGGCAAGCTGACCGTCACCCGCGCACTCAACGAGGACGAAGGCGCCCGCGCCCGCAGCCTCGCCGCACTCAAGCGGGCGCGCGAAAAGGAAAAGCGTGCCCACTTCGCCGGCCAGTCGCAGCCGCGCGAAAAGCAGGTCCGGGACGTTGTGGTGCCCGAGGCGATCACCGTTCAGGAACTGGCCAACCGCATGGCGGAAAAGGGCGCAGACCTGGTCAAGGCGCTGTTCAAGCTGGGCATGATGGTCACCGTCAATCAGACGATCGATCAGGACACGGCTGAACTGCTGGTCGAGGAATTCGGCCACAACATCCAGCGCGTCTCGGAAAGCGATGTCGATATCGACACCAGCGAGGACGTCGATGCGCCCGAAACGCTGCAGGTGCGTCCCCCGGTCGTGGCGATCATGGGCCACGTCGACCATGGCAAAACCAGCCTGCTCGATGCCCTGCGCGGCACGGACGTAGTCAAGGGCGAGGCCGGCGGCATCACGCAGCACATCGGCGCGTACCAGATCAAGACCAAGGGCGGTGACCTGGTTACCTTCCTTGACACCCCGGGCCACGAAGCCTTCACCGAAATGCGCATGCGCGGGGCCAATGTCACCGACATCGTCATCCTGGTGGTGGCCGGTGACGACGGAATCATGCCGCAGACGATTGAGGCGATCAATCACACCAAGGCCGCTGGCGTGCCGATGATCGTGGCGATCACCAAGGCTGACCGCAACGAATACAACGCCCAGAAGATCCGCGAACGCCTGCTAGAACACGAAGTCGTGGTCGAGGCGATGTCGGGTGACGTCCAGGACGTCGAGGTTTCGGCCAAGACTGGCGCTGGCCTCGACCAGCTGATCGAGAAGATCCTGCTCCAGGCCGAACTGCTCGAGCTGAAGGCCAACCCGGACCGTCCCGCCGAAGCGACCGTGATCGAAGCCAAGCTCGATAAGGGCAAGGGTCCGCTCGCGACCGTGCTGATCAACCGCGGCACGCTGAAGGTCGGCGATATCCTGGTGGTCGGGGTTCATTCAGGCCGCGTCCGCGCGATGCTTGATGACAAGGGCCGCCAGATCAAGGAAGCGCCGCCGGCGCTGCCGGTCGAAGTGCTCGGGATCGGGGGCGTACCCATGGCCGGCGATACCCTGACCGTGGTTGAAAGCGAGGCTCGTGCCCGCGAAGTCGCCGCCTTCCGTCATGAGAAGGCAACTGCCAAGCGGACGACGACTGCTCCCGCCAGCCTCGAGAACATGTTCTCGGCGCTCTCGGCCAAGCAGACCGTGATCGAATACCCGGTGGTCATCAAGGCCGACGTCCAGGGTTCGACCGAGGCGATCGTCAATGCCCTCAACCGCCTTTCGAACGACGAGATCAAGGTGAAGGTGCTGAGCTCGGGCGTCGGTGCGATCACCGAAAGCGACGTTTCGCTGGCTTCGGCCTCGAACGCACCGATCATCGGCTTCAACGTGCGTCCCAATGCCAAGGCCCGCGAACTGGTGGACCGCAACAAGACGCGGATGAAGTACTTCGACGTGATCTATCATCTGACCGAGGATGTCGCCAAGGAAATGGCCGGCATCTGGGGTCCGGAGCGGATCGAAAACGTTGTCGGCCGCGCCGAGGTCAAGGAAGTGTTCCCGGCCGGCAAGCGCGACAAGGCGGCTGGTCTGCTGGTGCTCGAAGGCGGGATCCGCAAGGGCCTGTTCGCGCGCCTCACGCGCCAGGACGTCATCGTTTCGAAGACCGTCATCGCCAGCCTGCGCCGCTTCAAGGACGATGTCCCCGAAGTCCGCGCTGGCCTGGAGTGCGGCGTGGTGCTGCAGGATACCAACGACATCAAGCCGGGCGACATGCTCGAAGTGTTTGAAGTCGAGGAGCGTGAACGGACGCTGTGA
- a CDS encoding PaaI family thioesterase, whose translation MADAAPQPNYYDLMGSEIVDFDPVSETVTMRFVAPDCFITGRGGVQGGLVAGFLDEVMGRAHVHATKGTEAPLNLDISMSLLKLVPPGPMLAKGRVLRRGKRAIFLEGELYDPSGEVIYARATSTAIPTPVPPQVA comes from the coding sequence ATGGCAGACGCCGCGCCGCAGCCGAACTACTATGACCTGATGGGATCGGAGATCGTCGACTTCGATCCCGTCAGCGAAACCGTGACCATGCGCTTTGTCGCGCCCGATTGCTTCATCACCGGGCGGGGCGGCGTGCAGGGCGGGCTGGTGGCCGGTTTCCTGGACGAGGTGATGGGCCGTGCCCATGTCCATGCCACCAAGGGCACCGAAGCCCCGCTCAACCTCGATATTTCGATGAGCCTGCTGAAGCTGGTGCCGCCGGGGCCGATGCTGGCCAAGGGCCGCGTCCTGCGCCGCGGCAAGCGGGCGATCTTCCTGGAAGGCGAACTTTACGATCCGAGCGGCGAGGTGATCTATGCCCGCGCCACTTCGACCGCGATTCCCACCCCCGTTCCGCCGCAGGTGGCATGA
- the rbfA gene encoding 30S ribosome-binding factor RbfA produces the protein MARPPATPETRSVRLLKVGEQVRHVISDLLTRQMVHDEVLTAHSVSVTEVRMSPDLRHAVVFVKPLLGADEELVLKALRTHTAFFQKEVAGKLRLKYAAKIRFQGDESFDVASKIDALLADPKVKRDLGEETDEA, from the coding sequence ATGGCCCGCCCCCCTGCCACGCCCGAAACCCGCTCGGTCCGTCTGCTCAAGGTTGGCGAACAGGTCCGCCATGTGATCAGCGATCTGCTGACCCGGCAGATGGTGCATGACGAAGTGCTGACCGCCCATTCGGTCTCGGTCACCGAAGTGCGGATGAGCCCCGACCTGCGCCACGCCGTGGTCTTTGTGAAGCCGCTGCTGGGCGCGGACGAGGAGCTGGTGCTGAAGGCGCTGCGCACCCATACCGCTTTTTTCCAGAAGGAAGTGGCCGGCAAGCTGCGCCTGAAATATGCCGCCAAGATCCGCTTCCAGGGCGATGAGAGCTTTGACGTTGCCAGCAAGATCGATGCCCTGCTGGCCGATCCCAAGGTCAAGCGCGACCTGGGTGAGGAAACAGACGAGGCCTAG
- a CDS encoding YceI family protein, with protein sequence MRRLICLPLAALAPLLLGAAQPTYRYQIDTARSMVSAKVGFFGIASKTARFPQMSGRIALSPEQLDTIDLDVELDARRLQAGDSVTLARLKGKDFFDVERYPTVRFAGKRMQMTGATTAMVAGEVTARGVTRPAQLAVTFRDPPARVTGRDAVELSARTVIDRREFGMTAYSAIVGKKVTITIQARMVPN encoded by the coding sequence TTGCGCCGGTTGATATGCCTGCCACTTGCGGCCTTGGCCCCGCTGCTGCTGGGGGCCGCGCAGCCCACCTACCGCTATCAGATCGATACCGCGCGCAGCATGGTCAGTGCCAAGGTCGGCTTCTTCGGCATCGCCAGCAAGACCGCGCGCTTTCCGCAGATGAGCGGGCGGATCGCGCTATCGCCCGAGCAGCTCGATACGATCGACCTTGATGTCGAGCTTGATGCCCGGCGGTTGCAGGCGGGGGATTCGGTCACGCTGGCTCGCCTTAAGGGCAAGGACTTCTTCGATGTGGAGCGCTATCCGACCGTCCGCTTTGCGGGCAAGCGGATGCAAATGACCGGCGCCACGACCGCCATGGTCGCGGGCGAAGTGACCGCGCGCGGCGTGACCCGCCCGGCACAATTGGCGGTAACTTTCCGCGATCCGCCGGCCCGGGTGACCGGCCGCGATGCGGTGGAGCTTTCAGCGCGCACCGTGATTGACCGGCGTGAATTCGGGATGACCGCCTATAGCGCGATTGTCGGCAAGAAAGTCACGATTACCATCCAGGCGCGGATGGTGCCGAACTAG
- a CDS encoding thymidine kinase, producing MAKLYFYYASMNAGKSTTLLQANFNYHERGMTTMLWTAALDDRGGERAIESRIGLHADAHRFDAATDLWERIGAAHRVEPLACVLVDEAQFLSQAQVWQLARVVDEAGIPVVCYGLRTDFQGELFPGSATLLGIADNLVELKGVCHCGRKASMNLRVDESGAAVKQGAQTEIGGNDRYVALCRKHFSEALGE from the coding sequence ATGGCCAAGCTCTATTTCTACTACGCCTCGATGAATGCAGGCAAATCGACCACGCTGCTCCAGGCGAACTTCAACTACCACGAGCGTGGGATGACCACGATGCTGTGGACTGCCGCACTTGACGACCGTGGGGGGGAGCGGGCGATCGAGAGCCGGATCGGCCTTCACGCCGATGCCCACCGGTTTGATGCCGCGACCGACCTGTGGGAGCGGATCGGCGCGGCGCATCGGGTCGAACCACTGGCCTGCGTACTGGTCGACGAGGCGCAATTCCTCTCGCAAGCGCAGGTCTGGCAACTGGCGCGGGTAGTGGATGAGGCCGGTATTCCGGTGGTCTGTTATGGCCTGCGCACCGATTTCCAGGGTGAATTGTTTCCCGGCTCGGCGACGCTGCTGGGCATTGCCGACAATCTGGTCGAGCTAAAGGGCGTCTGCCACTGCGGTCGCAAGGCCAGCATGAACCTGCGGGTCGACGAGAGCGGCGCGGCGGTGAAGCAAGGCGCCCAGACCGAGATCGGCGGCAACGACCGCTATGTGGCGCTCTGCCGCAAGCACTTCAGCGAGGCGCTTGGCGAATGA